The following coding sequences lie in one Nonomuraea muscovyensis genomic window:
- a CDS encoding peptide ligase PGM1-related protein gives MITKIPFGEKYAQLSIFEPSEGTLVVVPSLSLPQDELRRITGARCYEERLLFLLLTLREPAVRVVYLSSAPIDRDIVDYYFGFLPDPDDAAKRLTLISLDDPCSQPLTRTLLSRPDAIERVRQAVDGDAWMVPFVLSELEEELASLLGVPIYGPATSLAHYGSKSGAREVGQEAGVPMARGFGDLRTAAEIQDAIDALPGERVMVKLNDGYSGLGNAIVSKNGRSAVSFSAAGETWDTFSAKIVERGAVVEEFIEHRPLYFPSALARITPGGTYDVVATHDQVLGGANNDVYQGCTFPAAPEYRAEVGASAEGIARIMAERGVVGLFGMDFFALKTDAGYAALLCEINLRIGGTTHPFGAALLTTGATYDPGTGLLMVGDQPKYYTATDNCAAACLRGRSPGEVVRMVERLGLGFDTARRTGNVLHLLGAIPEHGKLGFTSIGDTREEADELYRITRLALCGTPSSR, from the coding sequence ATGATCACTAAAATCCCGTTCGGGGAGAAGTATGCACAGTTAAGCATCTTCGAGCCGAGCGAGGGGACCCTGGTGGTCGTGCCCTCGCTCTCCCTGCCGCAGGACGAGCTCCGCCGCATCACCGGGGCGAGGTGCTACGAGGAGCGACTCCTGTTCCTCCTCCTCACGCTGCGCGAGCCGGCGGTCAGGGTGGTCTACCTGTCCTCCGCGCCGATCGACCGCGACATCGTCGACTACTACTTCGGGTTCCTGCCCGACCCGGACGACGCCGCCAAGCGGCTCACGCTCATCAGCCTCGACGATCCCTGCTCGCAGCCGCTGACCAGGACCCTGCTGTCACGGCCCGACGCCATCGAGCGGGTCCGGCAGGCCGTGGACGGCGACGCGTGGATGGTCCCGTTCGTGCTGAGCGAACTGGAGGAGGAACTGGCCTCGCTACTCGGCGTCCCCATCTACGGACCGGCCACGTCGCTGGCGCACTACGGCTCCAAGAGCGGAGCGCGCGAGGTCGGCCAGGAGGCGGGCGTGCCGATGGCGCGCGGCTTCGGCGACCTGCGCACGGCGGCCGAGATCCAGGACGCGATCGACGCACTGCCCGGCGAGCGGGTCATGGTCAAGCTGAACGACGGCTACTCCGGCCTCGGCAACGCGATCGTCAGCAAGAACGGCCGCTCGGCCGTCAGCTTCTCGGCCGCGGGCGAGACCTGGGACACCTTCAGCGCCAAGATCGTCGAGCGGGGCGCGGTGGTCGAGGAGTTCATCGAGCACCGGCCGCTGTACTTCCCGAGCGCGCTGGCCAGGATCACCCCCGGCGGCACCTACGACGTCGTCGCCACCCACGACCAGGTGCTCGGCGGCGCCAACAACGACGTGTACCAGGGCTGCACGTTCCCCGCCGCCCCGGAGTACCGGGCCGAGGTCGGGGCGTCGGCCGAGGGCATCGCCCGCATCATGGCGGAGCGGGGCGTGGTCGGGCTGTTCGGGATGGACTTCTTCGCCCTGAAGACCGACGCCGGGTACGCGGCCCTGCTGTGCGAGATCAACCTGCGCATCGGCGGCACCACCCATCCGTTCGGCGCGGCGCTGCTGACCACCGGCGCCACCTACGACCCGGGCACCGGGCTGCTCATGGTCGGCGACCAGCCCAAGTACTACACCGCGACCGACAACTGCGCCGCCGCGTGCCTGCGCGGGCGCTCGCCGGGCGAGGTCGTGCGGATGGTCGAGCGGCTGGGCCTCGGCTTCGACACCGCCCGCCGGACCGGGAACGTCCTCCACCTGCTCGGCGCGATCCCCGAGCACGGCAAGCTGGGCTTCACCTCGATCGGCGACACCCGCGAGGAGGCCGACGAGCTGTACCGGATCACTCGCCTCGCGCTCTGCGGAACGCCCTCCAGCCGATGA
- a CDS encoding hemolysin family protein: MYDNVAADIALVLVFILVGGYFAAAEMAMVSLRESQVRKLAQHGRRGERVAKLARDPNRFLSAVQIGVTVATMLSAAFGADRLGMQLTPVIEGWGVPAGVAPVLALVLVTLAISYVSLVLGELAPKRLARQRAEGLSLFVAPFLDRIAALSRPIIWALSKSTDGVVRLLGGNPHADTEEVTTEELRDMVVGHTDLTADERNLIAEVFAAGKRQLREVMLPRTEVEFMEADTPLAEAAVLAAAMPHSRFPVYRESYDEVIGFVHVRDLLDPVLTGRVEPISTLVPIRPVKFVPASKRVLTTLSEMRDEQHHLAIVVDEYGGTAGIVTLEDLVEELIGDIRDEYDVEDDTVVLPAGEIEVDGLTNLNDFAAETGIRLPSGPYETVGGFVMAMLGHVASRGEVVEVSGFELTVTELDGRRIARVRVKRRPAVESPPDQDS; the protein is encoded by the coding sequence ATGTATGACAACGTCGCCGCCGACATCGCGCTCGTCCTCGTCTTCATTCTGGTGGGCGGCTACTTCGCGGCGGCCGAGATGGCGATGGTGAGCCTGCGCGAGAGCCAGGTCCGCAAGCTCGCCCAGCACGGACGGCGCGGGGAGCGCGTCGCCAAGCTCGCCCGTGACCCCAACCGGTTCCTGTCGGCCGTGCAGATCGGGGTGACGGTCGCCACCATGCTGTCGGCCGCGTTCGGCGCCGACCGGCTGGGCATGCAGTTGACGCCCGTCATCGAGGGCTGGGGGGTGCCCGCCGGTGTCGCCCCCGTGCTCGCGCTGGTGCTGGTGACGCTGGCCATCTCCTACGTGTCGCTGGTGCTCGGAGAGCTGGCGCCCAAGCGGCTGGCCAGGCAACGGGCCGAAGGGCTGTCGCTGTTCGTGGCGCCGTTCCTCGACCGCATCGCCGCCCTGTCGCGGCCGATCATCTGGGCGCTGTCCAAGTCCACCGACGGCGTCGTCCGGCTGCTCGGCGGCAACCCGCATGCCGACACCGAGGAGGTGACCACCGAGGAACTCCGCGACATGGTCGTCGGCCACACCGATCTGACGGCCGACGAGCGCAACCTCATCGCGGAGGTGTTCGCCGCGGGCAAGCGGCAACTGCGCGAGGTCATGCTGCCGCGCACCGAGGTGGAGTTCATGGAGGCCGACACCCCGCTGGCCGAGGCGGCGGTGCTCGCGGCGGCCATGCCGCACTCCCGCTTCCCCGTCTACCGCGAGTCGTACGACGAGGTCATCGGGTTCGTGCACGTCAGGGACCTGCTCGACCCGGTGCTGACCGGCCGCGTCGAGCCCATCAGCACGTTGGTGCCCATCCGGCCGGTCAAGTTCGTGCCCGCCTCCAAACGGGTGCTCACGACGCTGTCGGAGATGCGCGACGAGCAGCACCACCTGGCCATCGTGGTCGACGAGTACGGCGGCACGGCGGGCATCGTCACCCTGGAGGACCTGGTCGAGGAGCTGATCGGCGACATCAGGGACGAGTACGACGTCGAGGACGACACCGTCGTGCTGCCCGCCGGCGAGATCGAGGTCGACGGGCTGACCAACCTCAACGACTTCGCCGCCGAGACCGGCATCAGGCTGCCCAGCGGGCCGTACGAGACGGTGGGCGGGTTCGTGATGGCGATGCTCGGCCACGTCGCGAGCAGGGGTGAGGTGGTGGAGGTGAGCGGCTTCGAGCTGACCGTCACCGAGCTCGACGGCCGCCGGATCGCCCGGGTGCGGGTGAAACGCCGGCCTGCCGTCGAGTCGCCGCCCGACCAGGATTCCTGA
- the trpS gene encoding tryptophan--tRNA ligase, whose translation MARPRVLSGIQPTADSFHLGNYLGAVRQWVPLQETHDAFYCVVDLHAITVPTDPGDLRRRTRVAAAQLFAAGLDPERSTVFVQSQVRQHTELAWVLICLTGMGEAARMTQFKDKSAKFGESAASVGLFTYPILQAADILLYQASRVPVGADQKQHLELTRDLAQRFNHRFGDTFTLPEPHILKEVEKITDLQDPSAKMSKSSSSPAGILDVLEQPGPLRKKVMRAVTDTGSEVLFDEENKPGISNLLRIQSALTGTPIPDLVARYAGQGYGTFKKDVAEAVVETFSPIRERTEKLLADEAELDRLLAIGAERAGEVAERTMAEVRDRVGFLPAL comes from the coding sequence ATGGCCAGACCTCGTGTTCTCTCCGGCATCCAGCCCACCGCGGACTCCTTCCACCTGGGCAACTACCTGGGTGCGGTCCGTCAGTGGGTGCCGTTGCAGGAGACCCACGACGCCTTCTACTGCGTGGTCGATCTGCACGCGATCACCGTGCCGACCGACCCGGGCGACCTGCGCCGGCGCACCCGCGTGGCGGCCGCGCAGCTCTTCGCGGCGGGGCTCGACCCCGAGCGCTCGACCGTCTTCGTGCAGTCGCAGGTCCGGCAGCACACCGAGCTGGCCTGGGTGCTGATCTGCCTCACCGGCATGGGCGAGGCGGCCAGGATGACCCAGTTCAAGGACAAGTCGGCCAAGTTCGGGGAGAGCGCGGCCAGCGTGGGCCTGTTCACCTACCCCATCCTGCAGGCCGCCGACATCCTGCTCTACCAGGCCAGCCGCGTCCCGGTCGGCGCCGACCAGAAGCAGCACCTGGAGCTGACCCGCGATCTCGCGCAGCGCTTCAACCACCGCTTCGGCGACACCTTCACGCTGCCCGAGCCGCACATCCTCAAGGAAGTCGAGAAGATCACCGACCTCCAGGATCCATCGGCCAAGATGTCCAAGTCGTCCTCCAGCCCGGCCGGCATCCTCGACGTGCTGGAGCAGCCCGGCCCGCTGCGCAAGAAGGTCATGCGGGCGGTCACCGACACGGGCAGCGAGGTGCTCTTCGACGAGGAGAACAAGCCCGGCATCTCCAACCTGCTGCGCATCCAGTCGGCCCTGACCGGCACGCCCATTCCCGACCTGGTCGCCCGTTACGCCGGCCAGGGCTACGGCACGTTCAAGAAGGACGTCGCCGAGGCGGTGGTCGAGACCTTCAGCCCGATCCGCGAGCGCACCGAGAAGCTGCTGGCCGACGAGGCCGAGCTCGACCGCCTGCTGGCCATCGGCGCCGAGCGCGCGGGCGAGGTGGCCGAGCGCACCATGGCCGAGGTGCGCGACAGGGTCGGCTTCCTGCCCGCACTCTGA
- a CDS encoding SCO4848 family membrane protein — MMSRKIAGFLMMLGVFMIFEWVNLGFNLADGHPTSFYVVHGVLIAVNLVLGAVLGVIGWRAFRRARGE, encoded by the coding sequence ATGATGTCGCGAAAGATCGCCGGATTCCTCATGATGCTCGGCGTGTTCATGATTTTCGAGTGGGTGAACCTGGGGTTTAACCTGGCCGACGGTCACCCGACGAGCTTCTACGTGGTGCACGGTGTCCTGATCGCCGTCAACCTCGTGCTCGGCGCCGTGCTGGGCGTCATCGGCTGGAGGGCGTTCCGCAGAGCGCGAGGCGAGTGA
- a CDS encoding amidohydrolase family protein — translation MNIVIRNGVVVDTEPQPVVLGTVDVRVEDGRIAEVGPGLRAAPDAEVIDASGRIVLPGFVDTHRHTWQAGIRAIDPDMTMAGYLQRVLGELAPAHGPEEVYAGTLAGALECLDSGVTTLVDWANAQFTRAHTDAGVRALRDSGIRARFGYCHAGAPEDLLRHGRAVLEGHLGGPGLVGMVVAALGPEIVGPDHALAEWRLARELGLPVTAHLGGYGPEGATAGLAFLRDNGLLATPTTFVHANHYDDDQLKLIADSGGGVSVSPIDEMTLGIGYPVTGRALAAGAPTSLSADTVTCAPGDMFSQMRAAFTLERGRPGGAGLGFTTRDALRLATIDGARVAGLADVTGSLRPGKQADLVLLRADTLGMAAAHDPIGAVVLNADTSAVDTVLVAGRVVKRDGRLLRDDLPDVLAALAASAREVTARTATAAGSRRRQI, via the coding sequence ATGAACATCGTGATCAGGAACGGCGTCGTCGTCGACACCGAGCCGCAGCCCGTGGTGCTCGGGACGGTCGACGTGCGCGTCGAAGACGGCAGGATCGCCGAGGTCGGCCCCGGTCTGCGGGCCGCGCCGGACGCCGAGGTGATCGACGCCTCAGGGCGGATCGTGCTGCCCGGGTTCGTCGACACCCACCGGCACACCTGGCAGGCCGGCATCCGGGCGATCGACCCCGACATGACCATGGCCGGCTACCTCCAGCGGGTGCTCGGCGAGCTGGCTCCCGCCCACGGGCCGGAGGAGGTGTACGCGGGCACGCTCGCCGGGGCCCTGGAGTGCCTCGACTCAGGCGTCACCACGCTGGTCGACTGGGCGAACGCGCAGTTCACCCGCGCCCACACCGACGCCGGGGTGCGAGCCCTGCGCGACTCCGGCATCAGGGCCCGCTTCGGCTACTGTCACGCGGGCGCGCCGGAGGACCTGCTGCGGCACGGGCGAGCCGTCCTCGAAGGCCACCTCGGCGGGCCCGGCCTGGTCGGCATGGTGGTCGCCGCGCTGGGGCCGGAGATCGTCGGTCCGGACCACGCGCTGGCCGAATGGCGCCTGGCGCGCGAGCTGGGCCTGCCGGTCACCGCCCACCTCGGGGGGTACGGCCCTGAGGGGGCCACCGCGGGGCTCGCGTTCCTGCGGGACAACGGCCTGCTGGCCACGCCCACCACGTTCGTGCACGCCAACCACTACGACGACGACCAGCTCAAGCTCATCGCCGACAGCGGCGGCGGCGTGTCCGTCTCGCCGATCGACGAGATGACACTCGGCATCGGCTACCCGGTCACCGGCCGGGCGCTCGCCGCCGGCGCTCCCACCTCGCTCAGCGCCGACACGGTGACGTGCGCGCCGGGCGACATGTTCAGCCAGATGCGGGCCGCGTTCACGCTGGAGCGCGGGCGGCCCGGCGGCGCGGGACTCGGCTTCACCACGCGCGACGCGCTGCGGCTGGCCACCATCGACGGGGCACGGGTGGCCGGGCTCGCCGACGTGACCGGGTCGCTGCGCCCCGGCAAGCAGGCCGACCTCGTGCTGCTGCGGGCCGACACGCTCGGCATGGCCGCCGCGCACGACCCGATCGGGGCCGTCGTGCTCAACGCCGACACCAGCGCCGTGGACACCGTCCTCGTCGCCGGCCGGGTGGTCAAGCGCGACGGCCGGCTGCTGCGCGACGACCTGCCGGACGTCCTGGCCGCGCTCGCCGCCTCCGCCCGCGAGGTCACCGCCAGAACGGCCACCGCGGCAGGCTCCCGTCGTCGGCAGATCTGA
- a CDS encoding M20 family metallopeptidase codes for MRGRELRGELDAFLAETERDLVAFRRDLHMYPELGFAEYRTTQRIVERLTAAGLAPSVLPRGTGIICDVGSGDGPTVALRADIDALPLQDEKDAAYRSTVPGACHACGHDVHTTILLGTSLFLAQQAAAGLLPGRVRLIFQPAEELPGGALEVMAQGGISGVDRIFGLHCDPRLDVGQVGLKPGPITSACDRLAVRVSGPGGHTARPHLTADLVFALAKILTELPAALSRRIDPRSSLSLVWGRVEAGSAANAIPDDGIAEGTVRCLDENAWHVAPDLIKSLLESVAGAYGVEAEMEYTRGVPPVVNDEMSVEMLAEAAQRALGAGSVAPTQQSLGGEDFAWYLESIPGAFARLGTRSPGGRTYDIHQGTFDVDEEAIGMGVRLMAATALTALWESRPVTATDPITTLA; via the coding sequence ATGCGGGGACGTGAGCTGCGAGGCGAACTCGACGCGTTCCTGGCGGAGACGGAGCGGGATCTGGTGGCGTTCCGGCGCGACCTGCATATGTATCCTGAACTGGGCTTCGCCGAATACCGCACGACCCAGCGGATCGTCGAGCGGCTCACCGCCGCCGGGCTGGCCCCCTCCGTGCTCCCGCGCGGCACCGGCATCATCTGCGACGTGGGCAGCGGCGACGGTCCGACGGTGGCGCTGCGCGCCGACATCGACGCGCTCCCCCTGCAGGACGAGAAGGACGCGGCCTACCGCTCCACGGTCCCCGGGGCCTGCCACGCCTGCGGTCACGACGTGCACACCACGATCCTGCTCGGCACCTCCCTCTTCCTCGCCCAGCAGGCCGCCGCCGGCCTCCTGCCCGGCCGGGTCCGCCTCATCTTCCAGCCCGCCGAGGAGTTGCCCGGCGGCGCGCTCGAGGTCATGGCGCAGGGCGGCATCAGCGGCGTCGACCGCATCTTCGGCCTCCACTGCGACCCCCGGCTCGACGTCGGCCAGGTCGGGCTCAAGCCGGGCCCCATCACCTCAGCCTGCGACCGGCTCGCCGTCCGCGTGTCCGGCCCGGGCGGTCACACCGCCAGGCCGCACCTGACGGCCGACCTCGTCTTCGCCCTGGCCAAGATCCTCACCGAGCTGCCCGCCGCCCTGTCGCGCCGCATCGACCCGCGCAGCTCGCTCAGTCTCGTCTGGGGCCGCGTCGAGGCCGGCTCCGCCGCCAACGCCATCCCCGACGACGGCATCGCCGAGGGCACCGTCCGCTGCCTCGACGAGAACGCCTGGCACGTCGCCCCCGACCTCATCAAGTCGCTCCTGGAGTCGGTCGCCGGGGCCTACGGGGTCGAGGCCGAGATGGAGTACACCCGCGGCGTGCCGCCGGTGGTCAACGACGAGATGAGCGTCGAGATGCTGGCGGAGGCGGCGCAGCGCGCCCTCGGCGCCGGCTCGGTCGCCCCCACCCAGCAGTCGCTCGGCGGCGAGGACTTCGCCTGGTACCTGGAGTCCATCCCCGGCGCCTTCGCCCGGCTCGGCACCCGGTCGCCGGGCGGGCGGACGTACGACATCCACCAGGGCACCTTCGACGTCGACGAGGAGGCGATCGGCATGGGCGTCCGGCTCATGGCGGCCACCGCCCTGACCGCCCTGTGGGAGTCCCGGCCGGTCACGGCCACGGACCCGATCACGACACTCGCGTAG
- a CDS encoding YihY/virulence factor BrkB family protein: MAGLSKRIEAAKAWGRRRVEYWRVRRPSVDHWIRTVQRYQLQSGDRLAGAVTYFAFLSFFPLIALAYALLGYVLSNDQSATEALNKAVAEQVPGVADRLDINAIATAKATAGIIGLLGLLYAGLGAVDALRGALREMSMTTAPPLDFVRGKLRDLASLVMLGAAMLASVVVTGFATQATAVVARFLGLGDTPVNVALLFLAGLGASLAADWLLFVIVLGWVARPTQPFRVIAKGALLGAVGFGALKQLAGLLLGATLSNPLYGTFAVIVGLLLWINLSARLVMYVASWTATAGYSPPPSPSPIPSNGVAAEPAEPAEGAPAARSLPEGTGA; encoded by the coding sequence ATGGCCGGCCTGAGCAAGCGGATCGAGGCGGCGAAGGCGTGGGGCCGTCGGCGGGTCGAGTACTGGCGGGTCCGGCGTCCCTCGGTCGACCACTGGATCCGGACCGTCCAGCGCTACCAGCTCCAGTCGGGTGACCGGCTGGCGGGCGCGGTGACCTACTTCGCCTTCCTGTCGTTCTTCCCGCTCATCGCGCTGGCCTACGCCCTGCTCGGCTACGTGCTGAGCAACGACCAGAGCGCGACGGAGGCGCTGAACAAGGCCGTCGCCGAGCAGGTGCCGGGCGTCGCGGACCGGCTCGACATCAACGCCATCGCCACGGCCAAGGCGACCGCCGGGATCATCGGTCTGCTCGGCCTGCTCTACGCCGGGCTGGGCGCCGTCGACGCGCTGCGCGGGGCGCTGCGCGAGATGTCGATGACCACGGCGCCGCCGCTCGACTTCGTCCGCGGCAAGCTGCGCGATCTGGCCTCGCTCGTCATGCTCGGGGCGGCGATGCTCGCCTCGGTGGTCGTGACGGGGTTCGCCACGCAGGCCACGGCCGTGGTGGCGAGGTTCCTCGGGCTGGGCGACACGCCGGTGAACGTGGCCCTGCTGTTCCTCGCCGGCCTCGGGGCGAGCCTGGCGGCCGACTGGCTGCTCTTCGTGATCGTGCTGGGCTGGGTGGCGCGGCCGACGCAGCCGTTCCGGGTCATCGCCAAGGGGGCGCTGCTCGGGGCGGTCGGGTTCGGGGCGCTCAAGCAGCTCGCCGGCCTGCTGCTGGGGGCGACGCTCAGCAACCCGCTCTACGGCACGTTCGCGGTGATCGTCGGGCTGCTGCTGTGGATCAACCTCTCGGCCCGGCTCGTCATGTACGTGGCCTCGTGGACGGCGACGGCGGGGTACTCCCCGCCGCCCTCGCCCTCGCCCATCCCCTCCAACGGCGTGGCCGCCGAGCCCGCGGAGCCCGCCGAGGGCGCGCCGGCCGCCCGGTCACTCCCCGAGGGCACGGGGGCGTGA
- a CDS encoding D-alanyl-D-alanine carboxypeptidase family protein: protein MWKRLLPVTALLTAVALTGTAHASPTPPVGGEQLGSRGLVRPDGVKAPPKSKATSFVIADAETGEVLAAKDAHGRYRPASTLKMLTAVTLIPLLDKDLAVKPSSNAVNQEGSAVGLTTKPIYKVDDLMKALMMSSGNDAAMALAEANGGLAKTLQDMNTAARRLQANDTVAKTPSGLDKPGQSSSAYDLALIARAGLADPSFRRYVGTKVAKFPAPKKYYEISNHNKLLWRYDGMIGVKNGWTTKARASFVGAASRGGHTIIVAIMRHEGYFWEEVAQLLDWGFAARGKVTPVGRLVDPLPAEAPVQQQVTATPSPSAGVAAPAPLLEAAAAKQTDTSRTVGIVVIGLGLLFGLVWLGYGLRRRRGSRPRALGE, encoded by the coding sequence ATGTGGAAAAGACTCCTGCCGGTGACGGCACTCCTCACGGCGGTCGCACTCACCGGGACCGCACACGCCTCGCCGACTCCGCCGGTGGGAGGCGAGCAGCTCGGCAGCCGCGGCCTGGTACGCCCCGACGGTGTCAAGGCGCCACCGAAGTCGAAGGCGACCTCGTTCGTCATCGCCGACGCCGAGACGGGCGAGGTGCTCGCGGCCAAGGACGCCCACGGCCGATACCGTCCGGCCAGCACGCTCAAGATGCTGACCGCGGTCACGCTCATCCCGCTGCTCGACAAGGACCTCGCGGTCAAGCCGAGCAGCAACGCCGTCAACCAGGAAGGCAGCGCCGTCGGCCTGACGACCAAACCGATCTACAAGGTCGACGACCTGATGAAGGCGCTGATGATGTCGTCCGGCAACGACGCCGCCATGGCGCTGGCCGAGGCCAACGGCGGCCTGGCCAAGACGCTGCAGGACATGAACACCGCGGCCCGGCGGCTGCAGGCCAACGACACCGTGGCCAAGACGCCGAGCGGGCTCGACAAGCCGGGGCAGAGCAGCTCGGCCTACGACCTGGCGCTGATCGCGCGGGCCGGGCTGGCCGACCCCTCGTTCCGCCGCTACGTCGGCACGAAGGTCGCCAAGTTCCCGGCGCCGAAGAAGTACTACGAGATCAGCAACCACAACAAACTGCTGTGGCGCTACGACGGCATGATCGGCGTCAAGAACGGCTGGACCACCAAGGCGCGGGCCAGCTTCGTCGGAGCGGCCTCCCGCGGCGGCCACACGATCATCGTGGCCATCATGCGGCACGAGGGCTACTTCTGGGAGGAGGTGGCCCAGCTCCTCGACTGGGGGTTCGCCGCCCGGGGCAAGGTCACGCCCGTGGGCCGGCTGGTCGATCCGCTCCCGGCCGAGGCGCCGGTGCAGCAGCAGGTCACGGCCACGCCGTCGCCCTCGGCCGGCGTCGCGGCCCCGGCGCCGCTGCTTGAGGCGGCCGCGGCCAAGCAGACCGACACCAGCCGCACGGTGGGCATCGTCGTGATCGGCCTGGGGCTGCTGTTCGGGCTGGTCTGGCTCGGCTACGGGCTGCGCCGCCGGCGCGGCTCACGCCCCCGTGCCCTCGGGGAGTGA
- a CDS encoding MarR family winged helix-turn-helix transcriptional regulator: MTHDEVDALATGWRAAGMPATLVAALELSKRASRLTVLFEAAVKAELAELGLTYAEFEVLAALARTPAPHRLRPSELSKSLFITSGGTSNVLQRLTTAGHVERTDNPGDARSRWVQLTPDGLRLARTALELASRAQQDVLAGVPDEAVRHAADALRDVLAIIGRRRVR; this comes from the coding sequence ATGACACACGACGAGGTGGACGCACTGGCGACGGGCTGGCGGGCGGCCGGGATGCCGGCGACGCTGGTCGCCGCGTTGGAGCTCAGCAAGCGGGCGTCACGCCTCACCGTGCTCTTCGAGGCCGCGGTCAAGGCGGAGCTGGCCGAACTGGGCCTCACCTACGCGGAGTTCGAGGTGCTCGCCGCCCTGGCCCGTACCCCGGCCCCGCACCGGCTGCGGCCGAGCGAGCTGTCGAAGTCGCTCTTCATCACCTCGGGCGGCACCAGCAACGTGCTGCAGCGGCTGACGACCGCCGGGCACGTCGAGCGCACCGACAACCCGGGCGACGCCCGCAGCCGGTGGGTGCAGCTCACCCCCGACGGCCTGCGGCTGGCCCGCACCGCGCTGGAGCTGGCGAGCAGGGCCCAGCAGGACGTGCTCGCCGGCGTGCCGGACGAGGCCGTCCGGCACGCCGCGGACGCCCTGCGCGACGTCCTGGCGATCATCGGCCGCCGCCGGGTGCGCTGA